A window of the Azospirillum formosense genome harbors these coding sequences:
- a CDS encoding adenosylcobalamin-dependent ribonucleoside-diphosphate reductase, which produces MTGIAAISQRIWDMKYRFKSAAGDPIDDTIADTWRRVATALAAPEADPAVWAPRFERALSRFEFLPAGRILAGAGTGRAVTLFNCFVMGRIEDDLGAIFAHLREAALTMQQGGGIGYDFSTLRPKGAFVKGVGADASGPLSFMDVWDSMCRTIMSAGARRGAMMATLRCDHPDIEDFIDAKREPGRLRMFNLSVLVTDAFMDAVREDRPWPLVFDGRVHREVRARGLWDRIMQATYAYAEPGVIFIDRVNGQNNLGYCESISATNPCGEQPLPPYGACLLGSINLAALVIDPFEETARLDTDRLKELTALAVRMMDNVVDASRFPLEAQAREAHTKRRIGLGVTGLADALILCRARYGGEAAVALTESWLKTIRNEAYRASARLAAEKGAFPLYDRDAYLDAPMVRGLDEDVRALIAEHGIRNALLTSIAPTGTISLFADNVSSGIEPVFSYSYERTVLMPDGTRRTEEVSDHAHRLFRARFGADAPLPDYFVDAQSLAPAEHVVMQAAAQRHIDSSISKTINCPEDLPFDAFKDVYWQAYELGCKGCTTYRPNAVTGSVLSVKKEAATPPATPSATRPPDSVPTPGAMAAKPPDRPETLPGETYKVRWPDSDHAMYITINDIVENGRRRPFEVFINSKNMEHYAWTVALTRMISAVFRRGGEVGFVVEELKAVFDPRGGAWMQGRYVPSLLAAIGDVIERHLKAIGMLPGDRAADGALTASQPADLGTDAVAAAGGGEPANLRQCPKCGQPGLIRQEGCDACLNCGYSKCGA; this is translated from the coding sequence ATGACGGGGATCGCCGCCATTTCCCAGCGGATCTGGGACATGAAGTACCGCTTCAAGTCCGCCGCCGGCGATCCCATCGACGACACCATTGCCGACACCTGGCGGCGCGTCGCCACGGCGCTCGCCGCGCCCGAGGCCGATCCGGCGGTGTGGGCGCCGCGCTTCGAACGGGCGCTGTCCCGCTTCGAGTTCCTGCCCGCCGGGCGGATCCTGGCCGGGGCCGGCACGGGCCGGGCGGTGACGCTGTTCAACTGCTTCGTCATGGGGCGGATCGAGGACGATCTCGGCGCCATCTTCGCCCACCTGCGCGAAGCGGCGCTGACCATGCAGCAGGGCGGCGGGATCGGCTACGACTTCTCCACGCTGCGGCCCAAGGGCGCCTTCGTGAAGGGCGTCGGCGCCGACGCCTCCGGCCCGCTGTCCTTCATGGACGTGTGGGACAGCATGTGCCGCACCATCATGTCGGCGGGCGCCCGGCGCGGCGCGATGATGGCGACCCTGCGCTGCGACCATCCCGACATCGAGGATTTCATCGACGCCAAGCGCGAGCCGGGCCGGCTGCGCATGTTCAACCTGTCGGTCCTGGTCACCGACGCCTTCATGGACGCCGTGCGGGAGGACCGGCCCTGGCCGCTGGTCTTCGACGGCCGGGTCCACCGCGAGGTGCGGGCCCGCGGCCTGTGGGACCGCATCATGCAGGCCACCTACGCCTACGCGGAACCGGGCGTCATCTTCATCGACCGGGTGAACGGGCAGAACAACCTGGGCTATTGCGAATCCATCTCCGCCACCAACCCCTGCGGGGAGCAGCCGCTGCCCCCCTACGGCGCCTGCCTGCTCGGCTCGATCAACCTCGCCGCCCTGGTGATCGACCCGTTCGAGGAGACGGCCCGGCTCGACACCGACCGGCTGAAGGAGCTGACGGCGCTCGCCGTGCGGATGATGGACAATGTGGTCGACGCGTCGCGCTTCCCACTGGAGGCACAGGCGCGGGAGGCCCACACCAAGCGCCGCATCGGGCTGGGCGTCACCGGGCTGGCCGACGCGCTGATCCTCTGCCGTGCCCGTTATGGCGGCGAGGCGGCGGTGGCGCTGACCGAATCCTGGCTGAAGACCATCCGCAACGAGGCTTACCGGGCCTCCGCCCGGCTGGCCGCCGAGAAGGGGGCCTTCCCGCTCTATGACCGCGACGCCTATCTGGACGCCCCGATGGTGCGCGGATTGGACGAGGACGTGCGCGCCCTGATCGCGGAGCACGGCATCCGCAACGCGCTTCTGACCTCGATCGCGCCGACCGGCACGATTTCGCTGTTCGCCGACAACGTGTCGTCGGGGATCGAACCGGTCTTTTCCTACAGCTACGAGCGCACCGTCCTGATGCCCGACGGCACCCGCCGGACGGAGGAGGTGAGCGACCACGCCCACCGCCTGTTCCGCGCGCGGTTCGGAGCCGACGCTCCCCTGCCCGACTATTTCGTCGACGCCCAGTCCCTGGCCCCGGCGGAGCATGTGGTGATGCAGGCGGCGGCCCAGCGCCACATCGACAGCTCCATCTCCAAGACCATCAACTGCCCGGAGGACCTGCCCTTCGACGCCTTCAAGGACGTCTACTGGCAGGCCTATGAGCTGGGCTGCAAGGGCTGCACGACCTACCGCCCGAACGCGGTCACCGGCTCCGTCCTGTCGGTGAAGAAGGAGGCCGCCACTCCGCCCGCAACCCCATCCGCAACCCGGCCCCCCGATTCCGTCCCGACCCCGGGCGCCATGGCGGCCAAGCCGCCCGACCGTCCGGAGACCCTGCCGGGCGAGACCTACAAGGTGCGCTGGCCGGACAGCGACCACGCCATGTACATCACCATCAACGACATCGTGGAGAACGGGCGCCGCCGGCCCTTCGAGGTCTTCATCAACTCCAAGAACATGGAGCATTACGCCTGGACCGTGGCGCTGACGCGGATGATCTCCGCGGTGTTCCGCCGCGGCGGCGAGGTCGGCTTCGTGGTGGAGGAGTTGAAGGCGGTCTTCGACCCGCGCGGCGGCGCCTGGATGCAGGGCCGCTACGTGCCGTCCCTTCTGGCGGCCATCGGGGACGTGATCGAACGGCACCTCAAGGCGATCGGCATGCTGCCGGGCGACAGGGCCGCCGACGGGGCGTTGACCGCCTCGCAGCCCGCCGATTTGGGCACGGACGCCGTGGCCGCAGCCGGCGGAGGCGAGCCGGCCAACCTCCGGCAATGCCCGAAATGCGGCCAGCCCGGCCTGATCCGCCAGGAGGGCTGCGACGCCTGCCTCAATTGCGGCTACTCCAAATGCGGCGCGTGA
- a CDS encoding alpha/beta hydrolase encodes MRRGAAVVILAGFALSMPMATAAQAQSQPSAERFSNAAVAEGVTIARGDCAALEAQETAAWVEVDGRGECLRYYAAGLRPAPGPNPIAAAWMHGDIMGTKPTSVGHQEGLGVAAMIDQERALAERFGIPFLFLARPGAYGSSGRFWTTRHTPREAALMNALLDVLKARYGVAAWALGGHSAGGTLTAEFLARRHDLRCAVISSGAPAYRAYLEARGLRTALARPQGWFDPADSLDRIPRDPKRRVFVIGDPRETNIPFDTQRGYFEALAARGHAAWLVPLERAPAPRRHSLVDFGETALGLCGSGTDTGRILATLKAMPDQRDRISN; translated from the coding sequence ATGCGCCGCGGCGCGGCCGTCGTCATCCTCGCGGGGTTCGCCCTGTCGATGCCGATGGCAACGGCCGCACAGGCCCAGTCGCAGCCGAGCGCGGAACGTTTCTCCAACGCCGCGGTGGCCGAGGGCGTCACCATCGCCCGCGGGGACTGCGCCGCGCTGGAGGCCCAGGAAACCGCCGCCTGGGTCGAGGTGGACGGGCGCGGGGAATGCCTGCGCTACTACGCGGCAGGCCTGCGTCCCGCCCCAGGCCCCAACCCCATCGCCGCGGCCTGGATGCATGGCGACATCATGGGGACCAAGCCGACCTCCGTCGGCCACCAGGAGGGGCTGGGCGTCGCCGCCATGATCGACCAGGAACGCGCCCTGGCGGAGCGGTTCGGCATCCCCTTCCTGTTCCTCGCCCGGCCGGGCGCCTATGGCAGCTCCGGCCGTTTCTGGACGACGCGACACACGCCGCGCGAGGCGGCCCTGATGAACGCTCTGCTCGACGTCCTGAAGGCCCGCTACGGAGTGGCGGCATGGGCGCTGGGCGGGCACAGCGCGGGCGGCACGCTGACCGCGGAGTTCCTGGCCCGCCGCCACGATCTGCGCTGCGCGGTCATTTCCTCCGGCGCGCCGGCCTACCGGGCCTATCTGGAGGCGCGCGGGCTGCGGACGGCGCTGGCCCGCCCGCAGGGTTGGTTCGACCCCGCCGACTCCCTCGACCGCATCCCGCGCGATCCCAAACGCCGCGTCTTCGTCATCGGCGACCCGCGCGAGACCAACATCCCGTTCGACACCCAGCGCGGCTATTTCGAGGCACTGGCGGCGCGCGGGCATGCGGCGTGGCTGGTCCCGCTGGAGCGGGCGCCCGCCCCGCGCCGTCACAGCCTCGTGGACTTCGGCGAAACCGCGCTCGGGCTTTGCGGGTCCGGCACCGACACCGGGCGGATCCTGGCGACTCTCAAGGCCATGCCGGACCAGCGGGACCGCATCAGCAACTGA
- a CDS encoding lysophospholipid acyltransferase family protein: MIFLRSLAFNVAFYVWTAVICVGILWTLLLPRQSMIRVVTWYFGTVAWLERTIVGIRYEVRGREHVPRSGSFLLAAKHQSAWETMKLHFLVNDPAIILKRELLWIPIWGWYAAKAKMIAVDRGAKGRAVASMVRNARPVRDEGRPIVIFPQGTRVAVGAYRPYRIGVGVLYDNLGIPIVPMALNAGLYWARNSFIKRPGTVIVEFLPPIPPGLGRAKAMKELEERLETATDRLVVAAGGPATVRPKATDAAAAPVRETAT, encoded by the coding sequence ATGATCTTCCTGCGCTCCCTCGCCTTCAACGTCGCCTTCTATGTGTGGACGGCGGTCATCTGCGTCGGCATCCTGTGGACGCTGCTGCTGCCGCGGCAGAGCATGATCCGCGTGGTCACGTGGTATTTCGGCACCGTCGCGTGGCTGGAGCGCACGATCGTCGGCATCCGCTACGAGGTGCGCGGCCGCGAGCATGTTCCCCGGAGCGGCTCCTTCCTGCTGGCCGCCAAGCACCAGTCGGCCTGGGAGACGATGAAGCTGCACTTCCTCGTCAACGACCCGGCGATCATCCTGAAGCGGGAGCTTCTGTGGATTCCCATCTGGGGCTGGTACGCCGCCAAGGCCAAGATGATCGCCGTGGACCGCGGCGCCAAGGGCCGCGCCGTCGCCTCGATGGTCCGCAACGCCCGTCCGGTGCGCGACGAGGGCCGGCCCATCGTGATCTTCCCGCAGGGGACGCGGGTCGCCGTCGGCGCCTACCGGCCCTACCGGATCGGCGTCGGCGTGCTCTACGACAACCTCGGCATTCCCATCGTGCCGATGGCGCTGAACGCCGGCCTCTATTGGGCGCGCAACAGCTTCATCAAGCGGCCCGGCACCGTGATCGTCGAATTCCTGCCCCCCATCCCGCCCGGCCTGGGCCGCGCCAAGGCCATGAAGGAGCTGGAGGAGCGGCTAGAGACGGCCACCGACCGTCTGGTCGTCGCCGCGGGCGGCCCGGCCACCGTGCGGCCCAAGGCGACGGACGCGGCCGCCGCCCCGGTCAGGGAAACCGCCACCTGA
- a CDS encoding YdcF family protein — MAHSRRARVLRAFRRLLLLAMLGGLAWLGGLFWFAASIPRTPPPPGSAEATRSTDAIVVLTGGSGRLSTGLELLADGRAQRLFVSGVYEGLEVQELLKRSRQFPGEMECCITLGYSADSTIGNAYETADWLRAQGYGSMRLVTANYHMMRSLLEFRMVIPEVEVVPHPVASPNVHLNDWWLWPGTANLLMTEYNKYIVTRLRYTLEKLIES, encoded by the coding sequence ATGGCCCACTCGCGGCGCGCCCGGGTCCTGCGGGCTTTCCGACGCCTCCTGCTGCTGGCGATGCTGGGCGGGCTGGCCTGGCTTGGCGGGCTGTTCTGGTTCGCCGCGTCGATCCCCCGCACCCCGCCGCCGCCCGGCAGCGCCGAGGCCACCCGAAGCACCGACGCCATCGTCGTGCTGACCGGCGGCAGCGGCCGGCTGAGCACCGGGCTGGAGCTGCTGGCCGACGGGCGGGCGCAGCGCCTGTTCGTCTCCGGCGTCTACGAAGGGCTGGAGGTGCAGGAGCTGCTGAAGCGCTCCCGCCAGTTCCCCGGCGAGATGGAATGCTGCATCACGCTCGGCTATTCGGCGGACAGCACGATCGGCAACGCCTACGAGACGGCGGACTGGCTGCGCGCCCAGGGCTACGGCTCGATGCGGCTGGTCACCGCCAATTACCACATGATGCGCAGCCTGCTGGAGTTCCGCATGGTGATCCCGGAGGTCGAGGTGGTTCCCCACCCCGTCGCCTCCCCCAACGTCCATCTCAACGACTGGTGGCTGTGGCCGGGCACGGCGAATCTGCTGATGACCGAGTACAACAAGTACATTGTGACGCGGCTTCGCTACACGCTTGAGAAGCTGATCGAATCCTGA
- the ftsE gene encoding cell division ATP-binding protein FtsE, producing MIRFENVGLRYGTGPEVLRDISFTLPPGSFHFMTGASGAGKSSLLKLMYLALRPSRGLVTLFGKDMARVKRADLPALRRQIGVVFQDFALLDHLSALDNVALPLRMGGAREADVVEHCTEILRWVGLGNHLNSLPSTLSGGQQQRVAIARAVINRPRLLLADEPTGNVDDGIGMRLLYLFEELHKLGTTVVIASHNEALIRRFEHPRLMLENGRLHVLPAHASRWA from the coding sequence CCGTTTCGAGAATGTGGGACTGCGCTATGGCACCGGGCCGGAGGTGCTGCGCGACATCAGCTTCACCCTGCCGCCCGGCTCGTTCCACTTCATGACGGGGGCGAGCGGGGCCGGCAAGTCGTCGCTGCTCAAGCTGATGTATCTGGCGCTCCGCCCGTCGCGCGGGCTGGTCACCCTGTTCGGCAAGGACATGGCGCGGGTCAAGCGCGCCGACCTGCCGGCGCTGCGCCGCCAGATCGGCGTGGTGTTCCAGGACTTCGCCCTGCTCGACCATCTCTCGGCGCTCGACAACGTGGCCCTGCCGCTGCGCATGGGCGGCGCGCGCGAAGCGGACGTGGTGGAGCACTGCACGGAGATCCTGCGCTGGGTGGGCTTGGGCAACCACCTGAACTCCCTGCCCTCCACCCTGTCGGGCGGGCAGCAGCAGCGCGTCGCCATCGCCCGCGCGGTCATCAACCGCCCCCGCCTCCTGCTGGCCGACGAGCCGACCGGCAACGTGGACGACGGCATCGGCATGCGCCTGCTCTATCTGTTCGAGGAGCTTCACAAGCTGGGCACCACCGTGGTCATCGCCTCGCACAACGAGGCGCTGATCCGCCGCTTCGAGCACCCGCGCCTGATGCTGGAGAACGGGCGCCTGCACGTCCTGCCGGCGCATGCCTCGCGCTGGGCCTGA